The sequence below is a genomic window from Thiomonas intermedia.
CCGCAAGTCGGCCGTCTCCGTACTCCTCGCCAGTCTCACCCTGGCACTGGGCGCAGCGCCCGTCTGGGCAGCCGAATCGACCGCGCCGCAGGCCTATGCCCACAAGCAGGCCGATCCGGCGGGCAGCTACCGGGTCGACCCCGACCATTCCGGCGTGCAGTTCACCCTCGGCCACGCCGGGGTTGGCCGCTTTACCGGCGTGTTCAAGCAAGTGACCGGCACCTACACCTTCGACCCGGCCCATCCCGAGAAAGACAAGGCCGACATCGTCATTCCCACCAAGAGCCTGGACACCTTTCTGCCGCAACGCGACACCGACCTGCTGGCCGCGCCCTTCTTCGACGCCGCGGCGCATCCCGACATCCACTTCGTCAGCTCCCGCTATGTGCCGCAGGACAAGACCCACGGCAAGCTGTACGGCAACCTCACCCTGCGGGGCGTGACCCATCCCGTGACCTTCGACGTGAAGCTCATCGGCGCGGGCGATGTGCCCTATCTGCCCAAACCCTGGGGCGGCTATCTCAGCGGTTTCGTCGCCACCGCCACGATCAACCGCATGGACTTCGGCATGACCGCCTTCGGCGCCGGCCTGGGTCACGACGTGGCCGTGCGCGTGGAAGTCGAAGGCGTGCGCACCACGTCCTGAACGCGATAGCCCCCGCCATGACCGCCTCGCCGCTGCCCACGCTGTTCGTCTCCCACGGCTCGCCCATGCTGCCGCTGGAGCCGGGTACGGCCGGGCCCATGCTGCAGGCGCTCGGCCGGGCTCTGCCGCGTCCCGAGATCATCCTCGCCTTCTCGCCGCACTGGATGGCGCGCGAGCCGACGGTGGGCACCAGCGCCCGGCCCGAGACCGTGCACGACTTTGGCGGCTTCGACCGCGCGCTCTACGCCCTGCAATACCCCGCGCCCGGCGCGCCGCAGTGGGCGTCGCGGGTGGAACGCTTGCTGCGCGAGGCGGACTGGCCGGTGCACGAAGACCCGCATCGCGGGCTCGATCACGGCATCTGGTCGCCCTTGCGGCTGATGTATCCCGAGGCCGACGTGCCCGTCGTGCCGCTGGCCATGCCCTGGCCGCTCGACGCCGCCGGCGCCTACCGGCTGGGCGCCGCACTGGCCCCACTGACCGGCCAAGGGGCGCTGCTGCTGGGCACGGGCAGCCTCACCCACAACCTGCGCGAGTTTGACCCGGCCGCCCCCACCGACGAAGCGCCAGCGCCCTATGTGCAGGCTTTCGTCGACTGGGTCCGCGGCATGATCGACCGTGGCGACACCGAAGCGCTGCTTGACTATCGCCGCAGGG
It includes:
- a CDS encoding YceI family protein, which gives rise to MMHAFPRKSAVSVLLASLTLALGAAPVWAAESTAPQAYAHKQADPAGSYRVDPDHSGVQFTLGHAGVGRFTGVFKQVTGTYTFDPAHPEKDKADIVIPTKSLDTFLPQRDTDLLAAPFFDAAAHPDIHFVSSRYVPQDKTHGKLYGNLTLRGVTHPVTFDVKLIGAGDVPYLPKPWGGYLSGFVATATINRMDFGMTAFGAGLGHDVAVRVEVEGVRTTS
- a CDS encoding dioxygenase family protein; the encoded protein is MTASPLPTLFVSHGSPMLPLEPGTAGPMLQALGRALPRPEIILAFSPHWMAREPTVGTSARPETVHDFGGFDRALYALQYPAPGAPQWASRVERLLREADWPVHEDPHRGLDHGIWSPLRLMYPEADVPVVPLAMPWPLDAAGAYRLGAALAPLTGQGALLLGTGSLTHNLREFDPAAPTDEAPAPYVQAFVDWVRGMIDRGDTEALLDYRRRAPHAARAHPTDEHLLPLFWALGAAGAGARPRHHAGGVHYGSLSMDAWTFHPG